The Fragaria vesca subsp. vesca linkage group LG2, FraVesHawaii_1.0, whole genome shotgun sequence genome includes a window with the following:
- the LOC101300687 gene encoding uncharacterized oxidoreductase At4g09670-like, translated as MSAETPIRFGILGCADIARKVSRAITLAPNATLFAVASRSVDKATRFAKANNFPPNARIYGSYDAVLDDPDVDAVYLPLPTSLHIQWAVLAAQKKKHILLEKPVALNVAEFDKIVAACESSGVQLMDGTMWMHHPRTAKMWEFLSDANRFGQLTSINTCFTFAADADFLKNDIRVKPDLDAHGALGDAGWYCIRAILWANNYELPKTVVALRGPILNEAGVILSCGASLHWEDGKVGTFHCSFLSSLTMDIAAIGTKGTLHVSGFVIPHQEKEASFSVASETGFDDLVTSWVPPPSDHIVTTDLPQEALMVTEFSRLVGTVKNGSAPEKKWPILSRKTQLVIDAVKASIEKGFEPIPIEY; from the exons ATGTCAGCGGAGACCCCAATCCGGTTCGGAATCCTAGGCTGCGCCGACATAGCCCGAAAGGTCTCACGCGCCATCACTCTCGCCCCAAACGCCACTCTTTTCGCCGTCGCAAGTCGTTCCGTCGACAAGGCCACTCGATTCGCCAAGGCCAACAACTTCCCTCCGAACGCCAGAATCTACGGCTCCTACGACGCCGTTTTGGACGACCCTGACGTCGACGCCGTCTACCTCCCCCTCCCTACCAGCCTACACATCCAGTGGGCCGTCCTCGCCGCCCAGAAGAAGAAGCACATCTTGCTCGAGAAGCCCGTCGCGCTCAACGTGGCCGAGTTTGACAAGATTGTTGCGGCATGTGAATCCAGTGGGGTGCAGCTCATGGATGGTACCATGTGGATGCATCATCCCAGGACTGCCAAGATGTGGGAGTTTCTCTCTGATGCGAACCGGTTTGGTCAGCTCACCTCG ATAAACACCTGCTTTACATTTGCTGCTGATGCTGATTTCCTGAAGAATGATATTCGTGTTAAACCAGACCTTGATGCTCATGGTGCTCTTGGGGATGCAGGGTGGTACTGCATCAGGGCAATCCTTTGGGCTAATAACTATGAACTGCCAAAGACAGTTGTCGCCTTGCGCGGCCCTATACTTAATGAAGCTGGGGTGATTTTATCTTGTGGAGCTTCTCTACACTGGGAAGATGGGAAAGTGGGAACCTTCCACTGCTCTTTCTTGTCAAGTTTGACAATGGATATAGCTGCTATCGGTACAAAGGGAACGTTACATGTCAGTGGTTTTGTTATCCCTCATCAAGAGAAAGAGGCTTCTTTCTCTGTAGCTTCAGAAACTGGATTTGATGATCTTGTGACCAGTTGGGTACCACCCCCAAGTGATCATATAGTTACCACAGATCTTCCACAGGAGGCTCTTATGGTAACAGAGTTTTCTCGCTTGGTAGGGACTGTTAAAAATGGATCTGCACCTGAGAAGAAATGGCCGATCCTTAGCCGGAAGACACAGCTAGTAATCGATGCTGTCAAGGCATCAATTGAAAAGGGGTTTGAGCCTATTCCTATTGAATATTAA